The following nucleotide sequence is from Cyclobacteriaceae bacterium.
TGCAAGAGGCCATGCAAATATTTCCCAACACTTCTCTGGGTATCGAAGGAGAAACTTTTGAACTTACAGATTGATGGAACAGGAACTTGATCAGAAGAAGAACAGACTGCTGATCGTATTGAGCGGGATCTTCCTGACCAATGCGCTCATCGCTGAAATGATCGGCGTAAAGATCTTCTCAGGAGAGAATACCCTCGGCCTCGCTCCTGCCAATCTTGATATCCTTGGATTTACCATGGACTTCAATCTTACTGCGGGTGCTGTCATCTGGCCAGTAGTGTTCATCACTTCCGATCTCATCAATGAGTACTTCGGTCAGCCAGGTGTAAAGCGACTCAGCTATCTTACCGCAGGACTCATCGCCTACTCTTTTATCGTCATCTTCCTCACGATGAAGTTGCCTCCCGCAGGATGGTGGCTCGATGCCAACAATGTTGACTCAGCAGGAAACTATTTCAACATGGACTTTGCGTTCAACAAGATCTTCGGTCAGGGACAACGGATCATCATTGGTTCATTGTCGGCATTCCTGATCGGGCAGCTTGCCGATGTTTACATCTTTCACAAGCTGCGACTGATGACAGGATCTAAAAAGTTATGGCTGAGAGCAACCGGTTCTACATTGGTGTCACAGCTGATCGACAGCTTCGTAGTATTGTTCATTGCATTCTACGGAGTATTTACAACCAAGCAGATCATTGCCATCGGTATCACCAACTACATCTACAAATTTGTAGTAGCCATCTTACTGACGCCGGCAGTTTATGCGGGGCATTCGATCATCGACAAGTATCTTGGGAAAGAGCAGGCACACCGCCTTTCAGAAGAGGCGTCTCATCAAAGCAAAAAGTTTCTATAGACTTCGGCGTAGATTGTCGAGAACAATCGCCGTTGCTGTTGAAGCATTCAAAGACTCTGCTTCTCCGAACCTTGGGATGGTAATCCGATTCGTCACAAATTTCTGAACGGGTTCTGATATTCCTTTGGACTCATTGCCAATCACGATCAATCCACCTTTGCCAAATTTCATGGTGTGGATATTCTCTCCTTTCAGGAAAGTACCATAGACTGGCATCGATACGCCTGACAGAAATTCAGGCAAGGCGGTGTAGAATACATTCGTTCTCAGGAAAGAACCCATGGTGGCGCTGATGACTTTCGGATTATAGAAATCGGTCGTCTCCGGTGAAGCAATGATCGCCCTGATACCATACCATTCTGCTGTGCGGATGATGGTTCCAAGGTTTCCGGGATCGCGGATGTCGTCGAGGACGAGCACAAAATCGGTGGACTTGATCGAAGGTTTTACCTGGGCCTTCATCCTGACGACAGCCAGAGCAGAATTATTTGTCTCAACAGAGCCGACGGTAGTAAGTTCTGTTTCTGACACCCGGATGATCTCTTTGACTTTACCTAATATTGTGTCGTCAACAGAACTCAGAAACTCCTGTGTGCCCAGAAGCGTCAATATCTCGAAGTCGGAAGTCAGTGTTTCATTCACCGTCTTAGCACCCTGAATGAGAAAGCATTGCTCCGCTTGGCGGTATTTCTTTACTTGCAGGGACTTAATGAAGCTGATCTTGGATTTCGAAAGCATACGCGGGGCAAAACTGAAAGTTACCAAAATTTCGATTGGGCTGTGTATGGGTCTTGTGATCAGCGGATGTGTTGGCACCAAGTATCTCGAGAAAGATCAGAAGCTCCTTGACAAGCAGTCGATCAAAGTTCCCAAAGGTTTTGACAAGGAAGGACTCAACGACGATTTCTATGTTCAGAAAGCAAACCGCCGGTTCCTGGGGTTGCCGATCAACACCCTTACCTGGATGTATTATCTGGGATTAAGGCGCTTCAATAAAGAGACTTCGTGGTTCATTCAAAGCAAGAATGATTTCGTCCGGAAAAAGGAAAAGAAAGAGAAGAAGTTTGACAGAAAGATCGCGGCAACAGACAACGATCAGAAGAAAATAAATCTTCAGTTCCGCAAGCAGCAAAAGATCGAAGCCCTCAATTTCAAAATCGAAAACGGAAATCTTCCCATGCAATGGGGTGAAAAGGTTTCAGTCTATGATTCCGCCAATGTTACCGCTACCGTCGACAAGATCAACATCTATCTCTTCAACGAAGGCTATTTCCTGGGATCCACAAAACCGGAGATCATCGAAAAGAAACGGAAGGTAAAAGTGAAATATATCGTCACGCCGGGACAGCCATTCCTGTATGACACTATTTTCTATAGAATTGCCGACACAGCGGTAATGCAGCTGGTGAGACGTTATGAGCCGTTGAGCAAGCTAAAGATCGGCGATCGGTACGAACAAAAGAAGATCAGTGAAGAGCGGGACCGTATTGATCTCATGCTTAAAGATCATGGCTATTACGATTTCAGCAAGCAGTACATTGACTTCCAGATCGACACCGCATTCAGAAGGCGAAATGCTATTGCCCTTCAAATGGCCATCTCAGATCCTGTCAATCACGCACATCACAAAGTATTCAGGATAGACTCTGTCAACTTTACCACCGATGCCAGTGTGAAGAACAAATCGGGTGTCAAAAGAACCTCCACATACTATCATGATATCAAATACAATTATTTCCTGGACCAGTATAACAAGAAAATATTAACCAATCGTGTTTTCATTCACCGCGACAGTCTTTATAGTCGTACAAATACTTTTTCAACACAACGTCAGCTTGCCAATCTTGATATCTTCAAGTTTGTCAATATCAATTATGACACCTCTGGAGGAAAATTCATCGCCAATATTTTTACCAGTCCGCTGGATCGCTACTCCTGGACGAATGAAGCGGGTGTGACTGTGACACAGGGATTCCCGGGTCCGTATTATAGTCTCAGCTTTAAGAAGAGAAATATCTTTCATGGTCTTGAAATATTTGAACTGAATGGAAGATTCGGATTTGAAGGTGTTGCTTCTGCAACAGAGATTGGAAACGTTTATAAAAGCACGGAGGCCAACATCAATACTTCCGTAACCTTTCCACAGTTCCTTTTTCCATTGGGGAAAGCTGCTGAAGGTTTTGGTAAGTACAATCCCAAGACGCGACTGCTGGCAGGATATACGTATACTGACCGGCCCGAGTATCAGCGATCCAACGTAACGATATCTGGAACCTATACATGGGAGAGTAAGAACAGGACGCGCCAGTATTCACTGACACTGGTAAATCTGCAGATCATCCAGTCGACAACAGACAGTGCATTCAACGCTACTCTTTTGAATCTGCAGGCCACACAGGGCAATAACCTGATCAACTCATTCAAACCATCGCTGGTCAGCAGTACCATCTTTGCCATGACCTGGAATCCGAATAACTATGGTAATAATGACAGGAGCTCTTACTTTATGCAGGTGAAAGCAGAAAGCGGCGGCACGCTCTTTAACTTCTACACACCTACCTATGCTACCGATCGCGGACTTCAGACTTACAAATACTTGCGACTGGGACTCGATTACAGAAGAAAGAAGATCATTGACCGCAATACTTCCGTTGCCTTCCGCCTGAATACAGGAGTCTCCTACTCTTATGGAGGCAACAATGCCCTTCCATATGAAAAGTATTTCTTCATCGGAGGAAGTAACAGCGTTCGTGCATGGCGTCCACGAAGGTTGGGGATAGGTTCCTTCCCTCCGAACCTCAGCACCGATCCTATAAGCAATGGACTGTTTGACTACCGATATGAGAAGCCGGGAGAAATTCTATTGGAGGGAAGTATCGAATGGCGCAAGCATCTTTTTGGATTCGTCAACGGAGCCATCTTCATTGATGCCGGAAATGTATGGTCATTCCAACAGGCAACAACGCCTGCCACCAGCGAAACAACTGCGAGCTGGTCAAGCCAGGGTAATACAAAATTCTATTTCGATAAGTTCTACAATGAAATTGCTGTCGGCACCGGCTTCGGACTTCGCTTTGATTTTAATTTCCTTGTACTCAGAGTGGATGTAGGGATGAAAGCGTGGGATCCATCCAGACCTGAAGGTGAACGCTTTGTGCTTGACAGGATCAGCTTCTCCCAACCATACGCGGTAAGGAATGCAGATGGATCGTATTCAAATTATAAAGAGCCGGTGATCTGGAATGTGGGGATCGGATATCCGTTCTGATGAAGTCACAGGTTTATGACCTGATAGATCATCAGCTTAAAAGCCAAACAGATCTTCCAGTGCAGATATCAGCTTTGCAGAATTGGGAAGCATCATTTTCTCAAGATCTACATTGAGGGGAACTGCGGGCAGATCAACGGCACCTAACGTGCTGACCGGTGCATCCAGGTATTTAAAACATTCCTTGGAAATTCTTCCCGCCAGTGA
It contains:
- a CDS encoding queuosine precursor transporter, with the translated sequence MEQELDQKKNRLLIVLSGIFLTNALIAEMIGVKIFSGENTLGLAPANLDILGFTMDFNLTAGAVIWPVVFITSDLINEYFGQPGVKRLSYLTAGLIAYSFIVIFLTMKLPPAGWWLDANNVDSAGNYFNMDFAFNKIFGQGQRIIIGSLSAFLIGQLADVYIFHKLRLMTGSKKLWLRATGSTLVSQLIDSFVVLFIAFYGVFTTKQIIAIGITNYIYKFVVAILLTPAVYAGHSIIDKYLGKEQAHRLSEEASHQSKKFL
- a CDS encoding RNA methyltransferase, with the translated sequence MLSKSKISFIKSLQVKKYRQAEQCFLIQGAKTVNETLTSDFEILTLLGTQEFLSSVDDTILGKVKEIIRVSETELTTVGSVETNNSALAVVRMKAQVKPSIKSTDFVLVLDDIRDPGNLGTIIRTAEWYGIRAIIASPETTDFYNPKVISATMGSFLRTNVFYTALPEFLSGVSMPVYGTFLKGENIHTMKFGKGGLIVIGNESKGISEPVQKFVTNRITIPRFGEAESLNASTATAIVLDNLRRSL
- a CDS encoding BamA/TamA family outer membrane protein, which translates into the protein MKLILDFESIRGAKLKVTKISIGLCMGLVISGCVGTKYLEKDQKLLDKQSIKVPKGFDKEGLNDDFYVQKANRRFLGLPINTLTWMYYLGLRRFNKETSWFIQSKNDFVRKKEKKEKKFDRKIAATDNDQKKINLQFRKQQKIEALNFKIENGNLPMQWGEKVSVYDSANVTATVDKINIYLFNEGYFLGSTKPEIIEKKRKVKVKYIVTPGQPFLYDTIFYRIADTAVMQLVRRYEPLSKLKIGDRYEQKKISEERDRIDLMLKDHGYYDFSKQYIDFQIDTAFRRRNAIALQMAISDPVNHAHHKVFRIDSVNFTTDASVKNKSGVKRTSTYYHDIKYNYFLDQYNKKILTNRVFIHRDSLYSRTNTFSTQRQLANLDIFKFVNINYDTSGGKFIANIFTSPLDRYSWTNEAGVTVTQGFPGPYYSLSFKKRNIFHGLEIFELNGRFGFEGVASATEIGNVYKSTEANINTSVTFPQFLFPLGKAAEGFGKYNPKTRLLAGYTYTDRPEYQRSNVTISGTYTWESKNRTRQYSLTLVNLQIIQSTTDSAFNATLLNLQATQGNNLINSFKPSLVSSTIFAMTWNPNNYGNNDRSSYFMQVKAESGGTLFNFYTPTYATDRGLQTYKYLRLGLDYRRKKIIDRNTSVAFRLNTGVSYSYGGNNALPYEKYFFIGGSNSVRAWRPRRLGIGSFPPNLSTDPISNGLFDYRYEKPGEILLEGSIEWRKHLFGFVNGAIFIDAGNVWSFQQATTPATSETTASWSSQGNTKFYFDKFYNEIAVGTGFGLRFDFNFLVLRVDVGMKAWDPSRPEGERFVLDRISFSQPYAVRNADGSYSNYKEPVIWNVGIGYPF